The Clostridium cagae genome has a segment encoding these proteins:
- a CDS encoding viral A-type inclusion protein, with translation MRKKALVCFLIIIVIILAVVSIDKMNSKTKEEQFSYKLEYVKSLNDIDKSLPTVIFFKGLINEKESLEYEIMLKDLKDEINFNLVHVSLDYITNEEQENLINEYKIIEVPTIVLKDKNQIDIATYHNITYEKLKELISNLT, from the coding sequence ATGAGGAAAAAAGCGTTGGTATGCTTTTTAATAATAATAGTGATTATATTGGCAGTAGTATCTATTGATAAGATGAATTCAAAAACTAAAGAAGAGCAATTTAGTTATAAATTAGAATATGTGAAATCTCTTAATGATATAGATAAATCTTTGCCAACAGTTATATTTTTTAAAGGATTAATAAATGAGAAAGAAAGTTTGGAATATGAAATAATGTTAAAGGATTTGAAGGATGAAATTAATTTTAATTTAGTCCATGTAAGTTTGGATTACATAACTAATGAAGAACAAGAAAACCTTATAAATGAATATAAAATTATAGAAGTGCCAACTATAGTTCTAAAAGATAAAAATCAAATTGACATAGCAACTTATCATAACATTACATATGAAAAACTTAAAGAATTAATTAGTAATCTAACTTAA
- a CDS encoding LacI family DNA-binding transcriptional regulator, producing the protein MAASIKDVAREAGVSIATVSRVLNDIDVVNEDTKKKVLDAIKLLGYRPNIIARSLKTQKTKTIGILLPDVSNQLYPEIVRGAEDVSNIYDYNVILCNSDLDIEKEKEYLRVLKEKMVDGVLYMSSSLQEEILELINELNLKTVLVETKDKESRLPSVTIDNIKGSYDSTKYLIDKGLKNIAFIGTEKNHMNAWGDRYIGYEKALKEQGIALDQDLVYLDTVKVKTGYEGIDHFMEKNKKFDGIVCASDEIAMGTINRLREKGYEVPKDVSVIGFNDNYAASIFYPKITTISQPTYDMGSVAMRMLIKILNDKELETAHYVLEHELVERDSTI; encoded by the coding sequence ATGGCAGCTTCTATTAAGGACGTTGCAAGAGAAGCGGGAGTTTCGATAGCAACAGTTTCTAGAGTGTTAAACGACATTGATGTGGTTAATGAAGATACTAAAAAGAAAGTATTAGATGCAATAAAATTATTAGGATATAGACCTAATATAATAGCTAGAAGTTTAAAAACACAAAAAACAAAAACTATAGGGATACTATTACCTGATGTATCAAATCAACTTTACCCAGAAATAGTAAGAGGAGCCGAAGATGTTTCTAATATATATGATTATAATGTAATCTTATGTAATTCAGATTTAGATATAGAAAAAGAAAAGGAATATTTAAGAGTTCTTAAAGAAAAAATGGTAGATGGAGTACTTTATATGAGTAGTTCACTTCAAGAAGAAATTTTAGAATTAATCAATGAATTAAATTTAAAAACAGTTCTTGTTGAAACTAAGGATAAAGAAAGCAGATTACCAAGTGTTACAATAGATAATATAAAAGGAAGTTATGATAGCACAAAATATTTAATAGACAAAGGTCTTAAAAATATTGCTTTCATAGGAACTGAAAAAAATCATATGAACGCTTGGGGAGATAGATACATAGGATACGAAAAAGCTCTTAAAGAACAAGGTATTGCATTAGATCAAGACTTAGTATACTTAGATACTGTAAAAGTAAAAACAGGATATGAAGGTATTGATCATTTCATGGAGAAAAATAAGAAATTTGATGGAATTGTATGTGCATCAGATGAAATCGCTATGGGAACAATAAATAGATTAAGAGAAAAGGGATACGAAGTACCTAAAGATGTTAGTGTTATAGGATTTAATGATAACTATGCAGCTTCAATTTTCTATCCTAAAATAACAACTATTTCTCAACCAACTTATGATATGGGATCAGTTGCAATGAGAATGTTAATAAAAATCTTAAATGACAAAGAGTTAGAAACAGCACACTATGTATTAGAACATGAATTAGTTGAAAGAGATAGTACAATTTAA
- the ileS gene encoding isoleucine--tRNA ligase: protein MYKKVDSSKGFVNMEHDIATLWNEKDIIKKSFDSNQDGEYFTFYDGPPTANGKPHVGHILTRVMKDIIPRYKVMKGYKVIRKAGWDTHGLPVELEIEKKLGISGKEQIEEYGVEKFVKECKESVFTYVSMWEKMTEQIGYWVDMEHPYVTYHNPYIESVWWALKQMWDKELLYEGHKVMPYCPRCGTALSSHEVAQGYKDVKDLTAIAKFKVQGEENKFILAWTTTPWTLPSNLALCINKAYTYIEAKVEEEVYVLAKDLADKVLGEDYEIIREFKGTELLGIKYEQLMPFGKVEGKAFEVIHGDYVTLTDGTGIVHIAPAYGEDDSLVAKANGIAFINLVDKEGKFVEEVTPWAGKFVKKCDDSICKWLEENNKLFKTARHLHSYPHCWRCDTPLLYYPKESWFVRMTSLRDKLLENNNKINWCPDNIRTGRFGKFLENVIDWGISRDRYWGTPLPIWECECGHKECIGSIAELKEKGINVPEDIELHKPYIDNVHLKCAHCGKEMKRTKEVIDCWFDSGSMPFAQLHYPFENKELFEQNYPAQFISEAVDQTRGWFYTLLAISTAVFDRNPFENCIVLGHVLDKKGLKMSKSKGNVVDPFEVLSSQGADATRWHFYTASAPWLPTRFSTDDVGESQRKFLSTLWNVYSFYVLYAEIDSFNPLEYTDFKSENVMDKWIMSKLNTLIKTVDEKLNSYDITAAALSIEEFTDELSNWYVRRNRSRYWTETINNDKIGAYVTLYRVLVTLSKVAAPFVPFITEEIYQNLVVNLDNTAEESIHLTSWPQVEESAINKELEKEMDLAYTIVKLGRSARNGANIKNRQPLSEILVSVASLPEYYGDIITNELNIKEIKFGADLSEHVNFELKPNLPVLGRAYGKLIPGIRKEIAARNQMELAQKIKGGNVEIINVDGTEIELNSESILVTMQGLEGYAFAGEGEFGVVLDTHITDELREEGHVREVISKIQNMRKDNGFEVADKIKLYVANNELLLGIIKKFSETIKKETLTCDIIYNEICDYTQTIINGENLDMTVEVVK, encoded by the coding sequence ATGTATAAAAAAGTTGATTCTTCAAAAGGTTTTGTAAATATGGAACATGATATAGCAACACTTTGGAATGAAAAAGACATTATAAAAAAGAGCTTTGACTCAAATCAAGACGGTGAATATTTTACTTTTTATGATGGCCCTCCAACAGCAAACGGAAAGCCACATGTTGGTCATATCTTAACAAGAGTTATGAAAGATATAATCCCAAGATATAAGGTTATGAAGGGTTATAAAGTAATAAGAAAAGCAGGTTGGGATACTCATGGTCTTCCAGTTGAACTTGAAATAGAAAAGAAACTTGGCATTTCAGGAAAAGAACAAATCGAAGAATATGGTGTAGAAAAATTTGTTAAAGAATGTAAAGAAAGCGTATTTACATATGTTAGTATGTGGGAAAAGATGACTGAACAAATTGGTTATTGGGTTGATATGGAACATCCATATGTAACTTACCACAATCCATATATTGAATCAGTATGGTGGGCTTTAAAACAAATGTGGGATAAAGAACTTTTATATGAAGGACATAAGGTAATGCCTTACTGCCCAAGATGTGGAACAGCTCTTTCATCTCATGAAGTTGCTCAAGGATATAAGGATGTTAAGGACTTAACTGCTATTGCTAAGTTCAAAGTACAAGGAGAAGAAAATAAGTTTATATTAGCGTGGACAACAACTCCATGGACATTACCATCAAACTTAGCTCTTTGTATAAATAAGGCTTACACATATATAGAAGCAAAAGTGGAAGAAGAAGTTTATGTATTAGCTAAAGATTTAGCTGATAAAGTTCTTGGAGAAGATTACGAAATAATAAGAGAATTTAAGGGAACAGAACTTCTTGGAATTAAATATGAACAATTAATGCCTTTTGGTAAAGTTGAAGGAAAAGCTTTTGAAGTAATTCATGGCGATTATGTAACATTAACAGATGGTACTGGTATAGTTCATATAGCACCAGCTTATGGTGAAGACGATAGTTTAGTTGCTAAAGCAAATGGAATAGCTTTTATCAATTTAGTTGATAAAGAAGGTAAATTCGTAGAAGAAGTTACTCCATGGGCAGGTAAATTTGTTAAGAAGTGTGATGATAGTATTTGCAAATGGCTTGAAGAAAATAATAAGTTATTCAAAACTGCAAGACATCTTCACTCATATCCACATTGTTGGAGATGTGACACACCACTTCTTTACTATCCAAAAGAAAGTTGGTTTGTAAGAATGACATCTCTAAGAGATAAACTTTTAGAGAACAATAACAAGATTAATTGGTGCCCTGATAACATTAGAACAGGTAGATTTGGTAAGTTCTTAGAAAATGTTATTGACTGGGGTATTTCAAGAGATAGATACTGGGGAACTCCACTTCCAATTTGGGAATGTGAATGCGGACATAAAGAATGTATAGGAAGCATTGCAGAACTTAAGGAAAAAGGAATTAATGTACCAGAAGATATAGAACTTCATAAACCTTATATAGATAATGTACATTTAAAATGTGCTCATTGTGGTAAGGAAATGAAGAGAACTAAGGAAGTTATTGACTGTTGGTTTGATTCAGGATCAATGCCATTTGCTCAATTACATTATCCGTTTGAAAATAAAGAATTATTTGAACAAAACTACCCAGCTCAATTTATATCAGAAGCTGTTGACCAAACAAGAGGTTGGTTCTATACATTACTAGCAATTTCAACTGCTGTATTTGATAGAAACCCATTTGAAAACTGTATTGTTTTAGGTCATGTTCTTGATAAAAAGGGCTTAAAGATGTCAAAATCTAAGGGTAATGTTGTAGATCCTTTTGAAGTTTTATCTTCTCAAGGTGCAGATGCTACAAGATGGCATTTCTATACTGCAAGTGCTCCATGGCTTCCAACTAGATTCTCAACTGATGATGTAGGAGAATCTCAAAGAAAGTTCTTAAGTACTTTATGGAATGTATATTCATTCTATGTATTATATGCAGAAATAGATTCATTCAATCCATTAGAATATACTGACTTTAAGTCTGAAAATGTAATGGATAAATGGATAATGTCTAAGTTAAATACATTAATTAAAACTGTTGATGAGAAGTTAAATTCTTATGATATAACTGCAGCTGCATTAAGTATTGAAGAATTTACTGATGAATTATCTAACTGGTATGTAAGAAGAAATAGATCTAGATACTGGACAGAAACTATTAATAATGACAAAATAGGAGCATATGTAACTTTATATAGAGTTCTTGTTACTTTATCAAAGGTTGCAGCACCATTTGTACCATTTATAACAGAAGAAATTTATCAAAATTTAGTGGTTAATTTAGATAATACAGCGGAAGAAAGTATTCATTTAACTAGTTGGCCACAAGTTGAAGAAAGTGCTATAAATAAGGAACTAGAAAAAGAAATGGACTTAGCTTACACAATAGTTAAGCTTGGTAGAAGTGCTAGAAATGGTGCTAATATTAAGAATAGACAGCCACTTTCAGAAATTTTAGTTTCAGTAGCATCACTTCCTGAATATTATGGCGATATTATAACTAATGAGTTAAATATTAAGGAAATTAAATTTGGAGCAGATCTTTCAGAACATGTTAACTTTGAACTTAAACCAAATCTACCTGTACTTGGTAGAGCTTATGGTAAGTTAATACCTGGAATCAGAAAAGAAATAGCTGCTAGAAACCAAATGGAATTAGCTCAAAAGATTAAGGGCGGAAACGTTGAAATTATAAACGTTGATGGAACTGAAATTGAATTAAATTCAGAAAGCATTCTTGTAACTATGCAAGGTTTAGAAGGATATGCTTTTGCTGGTGAAGGTGAATTTGGTGTTGTTCTTGATACTCATATTACAGATGAATTAAGAGAAGAAGGTCATGTAAGAGAAGTCATCTCTAAAATTCAAAATATGAGAAAAGATAATGGATTTGAAGTAGCAGATAAAATAAAACTTTATGTGGCTAATAATGAGTTATTATTAGGAATAATTAAAAAATTCTCAGAAACAATAAAGAAAGAAACTTTAACTTGCGATATTATTTATAATGAAATTTGTGATTATACACAAACTATTATAAATGGTGAAAACTTAGATATGACAGTTGAGGTTGTTAAGTAA
- a CDS encoding 5'-nucleotidase C-terminal domain-containing protein: MFRRSKNKKFLSSIVASMMVFTLFTPMTANADTKNGSVNLQILTTTDTHGRFLPYDYAVNAQDNSGSLAQISTAVKELKAKNPNTILVDAGDSLQDNSQALFINDSSNPMIEAMNKIGYDTFTLGNHEFNYGMPTLKNIIKQVKGKVLCGNVYDTDGKTRIAAPYTIVEKGGVKVGIIGMVTPNITKWDSINLKGYKVTNPVEETKAAIEELKKKNVDTIIAVDHIGETQEYGTEGSSAIEILEQCPEITAFVAAHFHVKIINDYYYDHKIYSLNPKDNKVTTVTKDGTIGQSTVADYDKAKANGTVIVEASKWAKAIGQININLTKDSKGKYVVADKSKDITTGFYEMAPKNGTPVKPDEEIVKSLESYNKRAIDDANTLIGELKGGNLTPANEVKGIDQAKVEPTPMLSLINEVQMYYGEKVANHKIDVSSAAVFKDGQNIAEGPIKKCDTANIYKFDNTLYALKITGSQLKKYMEWSFAYYNKYNPGDLTVSFNPNTPGYNFDMFAGVKYNVDISKDAGNRIVNLTKMDGSKINDSDELYLTVNNYRGATQLLTPGVIFKEGEQLPTLVGKSEETAGLGEGRIRDLIGQYIKEVKGGTITPKCDNNWSIIGNNWDKEQRKTAIKCINNETVTLDGVAEEQTSSNSKSITWDDVKGK, encoded by the coding sequence ATGTTTAGACGTTCTAAAAATAAAAAGTTTTTATCATCAATAGTAGCTTCAATGATGGTATTTACTTTATTTACACCAATGACAGCAAATGCTGATACTAAAAATGGAAGCGTTAACTTGCAAATTTTAACAACTACAGATACTCACGGTAGATTTTTACCATATGATTATGCTGTAAATGCACAAGACAATTCAGGAAGTCTTGCTCAAATATCAACTGCAGTTAAGGAATTAAAAGCTAAAAATCCTAATACAATACTTGTTGATGCAGGAGATAGCTTACAAGATAATTCACAAGCTTTATTTATAAATGATTCAAGTAATCCAATGATAGAGGCTATGAATAAAATTGGTTATGATACATTTACTTTAGGTAATCATGAATTCAATTATGGTATGCCAACGTTAAAAAATATAATTAAACAAGTTAAAGGTAAAGTATTATGTGGAAACGTATACGATACTGATGGCAAAACAAGAATCGCAGCACCTTATACAATAGTTGAAAAAGGTGGAGTTAAAGTAGGAATAATAGGTATGGTAACACCTAATATTACTAAATGGGATTCAATTAATTTAAAGGGGTATAAGGTTACCAATCCAGTTGAAGAAACTAAGGCTGCAATTGAAGAACTTAAAAAGAAAAATGTAGATACAATAATTGCTGTTGATCATATTGGAGAAACTCAAGAATATGGTACAGAAGGATCAAGCGCTATTGAAATATTAGAACAATGTCCAGAAATAACAGCTTTTGTAGCAGCACATTTCCATGTGAAAATAATTAATGATTATTATTATGATCATAAGATATATTCTTTAAATCCTAAAGACAATAAGGTTACTACAGTGACAAAAGACGGAACAATAGGACAATCAACTGTGGCTGATTATGATAAGGCAAAAGCTAATGGAACAGTAATAGTTGAAGCTTCTAAGTGGGCTAAAGCTATTGGACAAATTAATATTAACTTAACTAAAGATTCTAAGGGCAAATATGTAGTTGCTGACAAATCAAAGGATATAACTACAGGTTTTTATGAAATGGCTCCTAAAAATGGAACACCTGTTAAGCCTGATGAAGAAATAGTAAAATCATTAGAAAGTTATAACAAGAGAGCTATCGATGATGCCAATACATTAATTGGTGAATTAAAAGGTGGTAACTTAACACCAGCAAACGAAGTTAAAGGAATAGATCAAGCCAAAGTAGAACCGACTCCAATGCTTAGTTTAATAAATGAAGTTCAAATGTATTATGGAGAAAAGGTAGCAAATCATAAAATAGATGTTTCATCTGCCGCAGTATTTAAAGATGGACAAAATATAGCAGAGGGACCTATAAAGAAATGTGATACTGCTAATATATATAAATTTGATAATACATTATATGCGCTTAAAATAACAGGAAGTCAACTTAAAAAATACATGGAATGGTCTTTTGCTTATTATAATAAATACAACCCTGGAGATTTAACAGTTTCATTCAATCCAAATACACCAGGATATAATTTTGATATGTTTGCTGGAGTAAAATACAATGTAGACATATCAAAGGATGCTGGAAATAGAATAGTTAATTTAACTAAAATGGATGGAAGTAAAATAAATGATTCAGATGAACTTTACCTAACAGTTAATAACTATAGAGGTGCAACTCAATTATTAACTCCTGGAGTTATATTTAAAGAAGGTGAACAACTTCCAACACTTGTAGGAAAATCAGAAGAAACAGCAGGATTAGGTGAAGGAAGAATAAGAGATTTAATTGGACAATATATAAAAGAAGTTAAGGGTGGAACTATAACTCCTAAATGCGATAATAACTGGAGTATTATAGGTAACAATTGGGATAAAGAACAAAGAAAAACAGCAATTAAATGCATCAATAATGAAACCGTAACTTTAGATGGAGTTGCAGAAGAACAAACATCTTCTAATTCAAAATCTATAACTTGGGATGATGTAAAAGGTAAATAA
- a CDS encoding CotH kinase family protein yields MIKEKHKWYISITSMILAVIFIFSLVVNNETSSIAQKKLSTVLDKESITNIDIDIEENDWNWLIENALNEEFRSCNITINGETFYNVGIRPKGNTSLTSVASDDTTDRYSFKIKFDKYVDGQTYHGLESIVLNNIIQDSTYMKEYITYDLYESLGVATPEMSYSNITVNNENWGLYLAIEVIDERYLENNFGSNEGNLYKPETMGVNNGGGNQGGNPPNGGERPTGLPPGVENNQGNMTMPSQGGQETQQNINDKNISNTQQDLENVSEMKMPTGQEKINATAEKNTSQDDNISNKEITKLNETTNNEMPQMGGNKMGGRAVEGADFVYIDDNVSSYSIVRESAVLKRTTDADFEKVINMFKNLNEGTNLEEVLDVEEVLKYFAVNTFVINLDSYSGAMYHNYYLYEKDGKCQMLPWDLNLSFGGFGARGGNGGNQGNASSESSVINFPIDNPVSGDLSSMPLIGKLLEVDEYKEMYHSYLKQIADEYFNNGYYENLVNKIDNLISSYVENDPTAFCTYDEYKNSIPEMIKFGEDRTKSVLAQLNGEQPSTTYGTIESKVNMTALGDMGGGKGMQGNKTNNVTQNTEQKFSTEITNKDNVENTQVTNENFNNDITKTNENTKTEQNINNESNNSQNNMHKQDFQHVDNSEQNKSYLLILGGLIVLSGLSLLFVSKFKRKKLK; encoded by the coding sequence GTGATTAAAGAAAAGCATAAATGGTATATTTCTATAACTAGTATGATTTTAGCCGTAATATTTATTTTTTCATTGGTAGTTAATAATGAAACTTCAAGCATCGCTCAGAAAAAACTATCAACTGTTTTGGATAAAGAAAGTATAACCAATATAGATATTGATATAGAAGAAAATGATTGGAATTGGTTAATAGAAAATGCTCTTAATGAAGAATTTCGTAGTTGTAATATAACTATTAATGGAGAAACATTTTATAATGTGGGAATAAGACCAAAAGGTAATACAAGTCTTACTTCTGTAGCATCGGATGATACTACTGATAGATATAGTTTTAAAATTAAGTTCGATAAATATGTAGATGGACAAACATATCATGGACTTGAAAGTATTGTACTTAATAATATAATTCAAGATAGCACTTATATGAAAGAGTATATTACTTATGATTTGTATGAATCTTTAGGTGTTGCAACTCCAGAAATGTCTTATAGTAATATAACTGTAAACAATGAAAATTGGGGATTATATTTAGCAATAGAAGTTATAGATGAAAGATATTTAGAAAATAATTTTGGAAGTAATGAAGGAAATCTTTACAAACCAGAAACTATGGGAGTAAATAATGGAGGAGGCAATCAAGGTGGAAATCCACCAAATGGAGGAGAAAGACCAACAGGATTACCGCCAGGTGTAGAAAATAATCAAGGTAATATGACTATGCCATCACAAGGTGGGCAAGAAACACAACAAAATATAAATGATAAAAACATTTCAAATACTCAGCAAGATTTAGAAAATGTGTCTGAAATGAAAATGCCAACAGGACAAGAGAAGATTAATGCGACTGCAGAAAAGAATACTTCTCAAGACGATAATATATCAAATAAAGAAATTACTAAACTTAATGAGACAACTAACAATGAAATGCCACAAATGGGTGGAAATAAAATGGGTGGTAGAGCTGTTGAAGGTGCAGATTTTGTTTATATAGATGATAATGTTAGTAGTTATTCAATAGTAAGAGAAAGTGCAGTACTTAAAAGAACAACAGATGCAGACTTTGAAAAAGTAATAAATATGTTTAAAAATTTAAATGAAGGAACAAATTTAGAAGAGGTACTTGATGTTGAAGAAGTATTAAAGTATTTTGCAGTAAATACTTTTGTGATAAATTTGGATAGTTATTCAGGTGCTATGTATCACAATTACTATTTATACGAAAAGGATGGAAAGTGTCAAATGCTACCTTGGGATTTAAATCTTTCATTTGGGGGATTTGGTGCAAGAGGTGGTAATGGTGGAAATCAAGGCAATGCTTCAAGCGAATCAAGTGTAATAAACTTTCCAATTGATAATCCTGTCTCAGGAGATTTATCAAGTATGCCGTTAATAGGTAAATTGTTAGAAGTAGATGAATATAAAGAAATGTATCATTCTTATTTGAAACAAATAGCAGATGAGTATTTCAATAATGGTTATTATGAAAATTTAGTTAATAAGATAGATAATTTAATTAGTAGTTACGTAGAAAATGATCCAACAGCATTTTGCACATATGATGAATATAAGAATTCAATTCCTGAAATGATAAAATTCGGAGAAGATAGAACTAAAAGTGTATTGGCTCAATTAAATGGAGAACAACCATCAACAACTTACGGAACTATAGAATCAAAAGTAAATATGACTGCCTTAGGTGATATGGGTGGTGGCAAAGGAATGCAAGGAAATAAGACAAATAATGTTACTCAAAATACTGAGCAAAAATTTTCTACTGAAATTACAAATAAAGATAATGTAGAGAATACACAAGTTACTAATGAAAATTTTAATAATGATATAACAAAAACAAATGAAAATACTAAAACAGAACAAAACATAAATAATGAATCTAATAATTCACAGAATAATATGCATAAACAAGATTTTCAACATGTAGATAACAGTGAACAAAATAAAAGTTATTTATTAATATTAGGTGGATTAATTGTATTAAGTGGTTTATCTTTATTATTTGTAAGTAAATTTAAAAGAAAGAAATTGAAATAG
- a CDS encoding DUF4956 domain-containing protein: MTQTTTNFSDIFKSSFAEKLTQVSFLDMFIALALAFVIGLFIMQVYKKTFKGVMYSESFAISLLALSLITTLIILAVTSNVVLSLGMVGALSIVRFRSAIKEPIDIAFLFWSISVGIVIGAGLIPLAVLGSIFIGIVMVLFINKKTSNNPYILVINCEDDDSENTALKVLSKNVDKYNVKSKTISPMNGIEMTVEIGLKKKSTDFVNSISKLNGISNVVLVSYNGDYMS, encoded by the coding sequence ATGACACAAACAACCACTAATTTTAGTGACATTTTTAAATCAAGTTTTGCAGAAAAATTAACACAAGTATCTTTTTTAGATATGTTTATAGCATTAGCATTAGCTTTTGTAATAGGACTATTCATAATGCAGGTTTACAAAAAAACATTTAAAGGGGTAATGTATTCTGAAAGTTTTGCAATTTCCCTTTTAGCACTTAGCTTAATTACAACGTTAATTATATTAGCAGTAACATCTAATGTAGTATTATCACTTGGTATGGTTGGTGCTTTATCTATAGTTCGTTTTAGAAGCGCAATAAAAGAACCAATTGATATAGCATTTTTATTCTGGTCAATAAGTGTAGGTATAGTAATTGGTGCAGGTTTAATTCCATTAGCTGTTTTAGGATCAATATTTATAGGGATAGTTATGGTTTTATTTATTAATAAGAAGACTTCAAATAATCCATATATATTAGTGATTAATTGTGAAGATGATGATTCAGAAAATACCGCATTAAAGGTGCTTTCAAAAAATGTAGACAAGTATAATGTTAAATCAAAAACAATTTCACCAATGAATGGGATTGAAATGACAGTAGAAATAGGGCTTAAAAAGAAATCAACAGATTTTGTAAATAGTATATCTAAATTAAATGGCATATCTAATGTAGTATTAGTTAGTTACAATGGAGATTATATGTCATAA
- a CDS encoding polyphosphate polymerase domain-containing protein has protein sequence MGEKKFRHELKHYINFSDYLAIKSRIRSIMHIDKNANKDNEYKIRSLYFDNAYDKVLMEKVIGLSKRDKFRIRFYNDNHEFIRLEKKSKIRGLCLKDSTRISKEECEKIINGKIEFLKDSNDKLFIDLYAQMKGQLLRPKTIVDYTREAYIYPIGNVRITFDKSVRTGVQSKNLFNDDLPTIETIDNKHIVLEVKFDEFLPQVIQDIIQVNERRPTSISKYEAARIYG, from the coding sequence ATGGGAGAAAAAAAGTTTAGACATGAATTAAAGCACTATATAAATTTTTCAGATTACTTAGCAATAAAAAGTAGGATAAGAAGTATTATGCATATAGATAAAAATGCTAATAAGGATAATGAATATAAAATAAGAAGTTTATATTTTGATAATGCCTATGACAAGGTGTTAATGGAGAAGGTTATTGGGTTAAGTAAAAGAGATAAATTTCGTATAAGATTTTACAATGATAATCATGAATTTATAAGGCTAGAGAAAAAATCAAAAATAAGAGGATTATGTTTAAAAGATAGCACTCGTATTAGCAAAGAGGAATGTGAAAAGATTATAAATGGCAAGATAGAGTTCTTAAAAGATTCAAATGATAAATTGTTTATTGATTTATATGCTCAGATGAAAGGTCAATTATTACGACCTAAGACAATAGTTGACTACACTAGAGAAGCTTATATATATCCAATTGGAAATGTACGTATAACATTTGATAAGTCAGTTAGAACAGGAGTACAAAGTAAGAATTTATTTAATGATGATCTACCAACTATAGAAACAATAGATAACAAGCATATTGTACTAGAAGTTAAATTTGATGAATTTTTACCACAGGTAATTCAAGATATTATACAAGTAAATGAACGTAGACCAACTTCTATATCAAAATATGAAGCTGCCAGAATATATGGGTAA